A genome region from Rhodopseudomonas boonkerdii includes the following:
- a CDS encoding fumarylacetoacetate hydrolase family protein yields MTASYVITPPPQAAIAVQGETAKFPVRRVWCVGRNYLEHIRELGNDERNPPFFFAKHADMAVADGSVIPYPTLTKDMQHEVELLVALKSGGLNISPEQALDHVWGYGVSVDLTRRDLQTISRKKEQPWEIGKSFDMSAPTGALIPASKSGHPSKGKIWLSVNGTERQKGDLSEMIWNIAEIISKLSLQVELGAGDVILTGTPAGVAALNPGDKVECGVDGIGTLRFSIGEPT; encoded by the coding sequence ATGACCGCTTCCTATGTGATCACTCCGCCGCCGCAGGCCGCCATCGCCGTCCAGGGCGAAACCGCCAAATTCCCGGTCCGCCGCGTCTGGTGTGTCGGCCGCAATTATCTCGAGCACATCCGGGAGCTCGGCAACGACGAGCGCAACCCGCCCTTCTTCTTCGCCAAGCATGCCGACATGGCCGTGGCCGACGGGAGCGTGATCCCCTATCCGACCCTGACCAAGGACATGCAGCACGAGGTAGAGCTGCTGGTGGCGCTCAAGAGCGGCGGCCTCAACATCTCGCCCGAGCAGGCGCTCGACCACGTCTGGGGCTATGGCGTCAGCGTCGACCTCACCCGCCGCGACCTGCAGACCATCTCGCGCAAGAAGGAGCAGCCCTGGGAGATCGGCAAGTCATTCGACATGTCCGCTCCGACAGGCGCGCTGATTCCGGCTTCGAAATCCGGTCATCCCTCCAAGGGCAAGATCTGGCTGTCGGTGAACGGCACCGAGCGCCAGAAGGGCGATCTGTCGGAAATGATCTGGAACATCGCCGAGATCATCTCGAAGCTGTCGCTGCAGGTCGAGCTCGGCGCAGGTGACGTCATCCTGACCGGAACCCCGGCGGGTGTGGCTGCGCTCAATCCTGGCGACAAAGTCGAGTGCGGCGTGGACGGCATTGGCACGCTGAGGTTTTCGATCGGCGAGCCCACATAG
- a CDS encoding ABC transporter ATP-binding protein: MAKVTRKVTDDPHGAWALIRRLITEQAKAYWRRYLAAFLLMAVSAATTALSAYMLGEVINQAYVDKSIERIALFSSFVVLIFLLKGAATYGHTVILSKISNAIVANNQRRLFAKLMSESIGFFSERHSSEFLQRLTAGANSVTQVLSLLINAIGRDLLSLIGLVAVMVMQDPYMAITGFLVAPPAILVLRKLVRRIKGLARNQFTGTADILEVMQESLQGIRTVKAFTLEQTMQARMDASIAAVEQNANKMARVSSRSSPLMETLGGFAIAGALMYGGYRVVAMGATPGQFFSFITAFLLAYEPAKRLARLNIDLNSQLIGAQTLLEIVDSPATEPNDDHKPALKLTDARVELRDVTFRYRPGEIVLNRMGFVAEPGKMTALVGPSGGGKSTVLALLLRMYEVSEGQIVIDGQNTAEVSRRSLRSQTAYVGQDVYMFRGTIRENIAFGRPGATEDEIVAAAKAACAHDFILSFPKGYDTPVGEHGTTLSGGQRQRIAIARALVKNAPLILLDEATAALDSESEKAVQEAIEHLCQNRTTIVIAHRLHTIMHADAILVVEGGEIVERGRHDDLLRRDGRYASFFRLQHREASPLAPLDASA, from the coding sequence ATGGCCAAAGTTACACGCAAAGTCACTGACGATCCCCATGGCGCCTGGGCGCTGATCCGTCGCTTGATCACAGAGCAGGCGAAAGCCTACTGGCGCCGATATCTGGCAGCCTTCCTGCTGATGGCCGTCTCCGCCGCCACCACGGCCCTGTCCGCCTATATGCTCGGCGAGGTGATCAACCAGGCCTATGTGGACAAGAGCATCGAGCGCATCGCGCTGTTCTCGAGCTTCGTGGTTCTCATCTTCCTGCTCAAGGGTGCCGCGACCTATGGCCATACGGTGATCCTGTCGAAGATCTCCAATGCCATCGTCGCCAACAATCAACGCCGTCTGTTCGCCAAACTGATGAGCGAGAGCATCGGATTCTTCTCCGAACGTCACTCCTCCGAATTCCTGCAACGCCTGACCGCCGGCGCCAATTCGGTGACGCAGGTGCTGAGCCTGCTGATCAATGCCATTGGCCGCGATCTGCTCTCGCTGATCGGCCTCGTCGCCGTGATGGTCATGCAGGATCCGTATATGGCGATTACCGGCTTCCTCGTCGCCCCGCCGGCGATCCTCGTGCTGCGCAAACTGGTCCGCCGCATCAAGGGCCTCGCCCGCAACCAGTTCACCGGCACCGCCGACATTCTCGAAGTGATGCAGGAATCCCTGCAGGGCATCCGGACGGTAAAGGCCTTCACGCTCGAACAGACGATGCAGGCGCGGATGGATGCCAGCATCGCCGCGGTCGAGCAGAATGCCAATAAGATGGCGCGGGTCTCCAGCCGCTCCTCGCCGCTGATGGAAACCCTCGGCGGCTTCGCCATTGCAGGCGCGCTGATGTATGGCGGCTATCGCGTGGTAGCCATGGGTGCGACACCGGGCCAGTTCTTCTCCTTCATCACCGCCTTCCTGCTGGCCTATGAGCCGGCCAAGCGCCTGGCGCGGTTGAACATTGACCTGAACAGCCAGCTCATCGGCGCCCAAACCCTGCTCGAGATCGTGGACAGCCCGGCCACCGAGCCAAATGACGATCATAAGCCGGCACTCAAGCTCACCGACGCCCGCGTCGAGCTGCGCGACGTCACCTTCCGCTATCGTCCCGGCGAAATCGTGCTCAACCGCATGGGCTTCGTCGCCGAGCCGGGCAAGATGACCGCCCTCGTCGGCCCCTCCGGTGGCGGCAAGTCCACCGTGCTGGCGTTGCTGCTGCGAATGTATGAGGTCTCCGAAGGCCAGATCGTCATCGACGGCCAGAATACCGCCGAGGTCTCCCGCCGCTCGCTGCGCAGCCAGACCGCCTATGTCGGCCAGGACGTCTACATGTTCCGCGGCACCATCCGCGAGAACATCGCGTTCGGCCGTCCGGGCGCAACCGAGGACGAAATCGTCGCCGCTGCCAAGGCGGCCTGTGCCCACGACTTTATCCTCAGCTTCCCCAAGGGCTATGACACGCCGGTCGGCGAACACGGCACCACCCTGTCAGGAGGCCAGCGCCAGCGCATCGCCATCGCCCGCGCGCTGGTGAAGAACGCACCGCTGATCCTGCTGGACGAAGCCACGGCAGCGCTCGATTCCGAATCCGAGAAGGCGGTGCAGGAAGCCATCGAGCATCTCTGCCAGAACCGCACCACCATCGTGATCGCGCACCGCCTGCACACCATCATGCATGCTGACGCCATTCTGGTGGTCGAAGGCGGCGAGATCGTCGAGCGCGGCCGCCACGACGACCTGCTGCGCCGGGATGGCCGCTATGCGTCGTTCTTCCGCCTGCAGCATCGTGAAGCCTCCCCGCTGGCGCCCCTCGACGCATCGGCGTAA
- a CDS encoding outer membrane protein, whose amino-acid sequence MKRTTLGAALVLGVAIAPAAAADMAYPVKTPIAPVAAFSWTGFYIGANVGYGGDRFDYPFSATQRQLQAEAPALVTSSAGKLSLTSSGFFGGGQAGYNYQFSNGFVTGIETDIQWSDIKGRFEGNQTVNNNGVVTSATFGTGSQVEWFGTIRGRLGYAWDRLFLYGTGGGAYGQVNTSGNFILTGPNGVIGQIAAASNGGTQWGWTAGAGLEYAFAPQWSFKTEYLYVDLGRSRLAATNVNDVANGFFASSLLEVETRFHTMKAGVNYRF is encoded by the coding sequence ATGAAGCGAACCACACTCGGCGCTGCGCTTGTTCTCGGCGTAGCCATCGCCCCCGCCGCCGCGGCCGATATGGCCTATCCGGTCAAGACCCCGATCGCTCCGGTGGCCGCGTTTTCCTGGACCGGCTTCTATATCGGGGCCAATGTCGGCTATGGCGGCGACAGGTTCGACTATCCGTTCAGCGCGACGCAACGCCAATTGCAGGCGGAAGCCCCGGCGCTGGTCACCAGCAGCGCCGGCAAGTTAAGCCTCACCTCCAGCGGCTTCTTCGGCGGCGGCCAGGCCGGCTACAATTATCAATTCTCGAACGGGTTCGTGACTGGTATCGAAACGGACATCCAGTGGTCCGACATCAAGGGCCGTTTCGAAGGCAACCAGACCGTCAACAACAATGGCGTTGTCACTTCGGCGACCTTCGGCACCGGCTCGCAGGTCGAATGGTTCGGCACCATCCGCGGCCGCCTTGGTTATGCCTGGGACCGCTTGTTCCTCTACGGCACCGGCGGTGGCGCCTATGGGCAGGTTAATACGTCAGGCAACTTCATCCTGACCGGGCCGAACGGCGTCATCGGCCAGATCGCCGCTGCCTCCAACGGCGGGACACAATGGGGCTGGACGGCCGGCGCCGGCCTCGAATACGCCTTCGCTCCGCAATGGTCGTTCAAGACCGAATATCTCTATGTCGATCTCGGCCGCAGCAGGCTGGCCGCGACCAATGTGAACGACGTCGCCAACGGCTTCTTCGCCAGTTCCCTGCTCGAGGTAGAAACCAGGTTCCACACCATGAAGGCAGGCGTGAACTACCGGTTTTGA
- a CDS encoding AraC family transcriptional regulator — MQQASFVSDDFDPRLDDREKFAHWCDNMEALTCCVDITRNEDRPFSAFVHWSDFGSLQVSRFGGPFSRIRRSKTAISRGPDDDFCLLFHHGSGTFSIDHVGREMVLPSERAFLGTNGLPADMRSDAGFRSSTLTVSRSRLLPLVGHADELLAKSLDESSPAVAHLRRTIDIAVDLQRGAHDAQLDAHIVTTLLDLTALALGARGDAAEQASMRGLRASRTQEIIAEIDRRFADPGFSIGQVARRLGLSPRYLQDLLQETGLSFTDRLLERRLQHAMQLLTSEAGDRMKIGEIALACGFNEISYFNQRYRRRFGETPKQSRRWPVS; from the coding sequence ATGCAGCAGGCCAGTTTCGTCTCTGACGACTTCGATCCCAGGCTCGACGATCGCGAGAAGTTCGCACATTGGTGCGACAACATGGAGGCGCTGACCTGTTGCGTCGATATCACGCGCAACGAGGACCGGCCGTTCTCCGCATTCGTGCATTGGTCCGATTTCGGCAGCCTTCAGGTGTCGCGCTTCGGTGGCCCATTCAGCCGGATACGGCGCTCGAAGACCGCGATTTCGCGCGGGCCAGATGATGATTTCTGTCTCCTGTTCCACCACGGCAGCGGCACCTTCAGCATCGACCATGTGGGACGCGAGATGGTGCTGCCGTCCGAGCGCGCGTTTCTCGGCACCAACGGGCTGCCGGCCGATATGCGTTCGGATGCCGGTTTTCGTTCGTCGACGCTGACAGTGAGTCGTTCACGCTTGCTGCCGCTCGTCGGCCATGCAGACGAACTCCTGGCGAAATCGCTCGACGAAAGCAGCCCTGCGGTCGCGCATCTGCGGCGGACTATCGACATCGCCGTGGATCTGCAGCGCGGTGCGCACGATGCGCAGCTCGACGCACATATCGTCACGACGCTGCTGGACCTGACGGCACTTGCGCTCGGTGCACGCGGTGATGCTGCGGAGCAGGCCTCGATGCGCGGCCTGCGCGCGTCGCGTACGCAGGAAATCATTGCGGAGATCGACCGCAGATTTGCCGATCCCGGCTTCTCCATCGGCCAGGTCGCGCGGCGACTCGGGCTGTCGCCGCGTTATCTGCAGGACCTGCTGCAGGAAACCGGATTGAGCTTCACGGACCGTCTGCTCGAGCGGCGACTGCAACATGCGATGCAGCTCCTGACCAGCGAGGCCGGAGACCGGATGAAGATCGGCGAGATCGCGCTCGCCTGCGGTTTCAACGAGATATCCTACTTCAACCAGCGCTATCGGCGTCGTTTCGGTGAGACGCCGAAGCAGTCGCGGCGCTGGCCGGTGTCTTAG
- the galE gene encoding UDP-glucose 4-epimerase GalE, with translation MTVLVTGGAGYIGSHMVHALVEAGENVVVIDNLSTGFSTYLPEGVPLFIGDVADENLVEGVIQAHGVDAIIHFAGSVVVPDSMRDPLSYYRNNTMTSRNLLNAAVKCGVKRFIFSSTAAVYGNPDFTPVAEDAPTRPLSPYGSSKLMTEIMLHDIAPAYGMEFVVLRYFNVAGADPHGRTGLATMGATHLLKIAVEAATGQRSKIDVYGTDYPTADGSCIRDFIHVSDLVEAHRAALAYLRSGGTSTTLNCGYGRGYSVLETIEAVRRASGRNFAVQFAPRRDGDIMTMIADTSRIRATLNWMPQFDDLETIARHALAWEEKLARERFGIELMAQSA, from the coding sequence ATGACGGTGCTGGTCACCGGCGGCGCCGGTTATATCGGAAGTCACATGGTGCACGCGCTGGTGGAAGCCGGCGAGAATGTCGTTGTGATCGACAATCTCTCCACCGGCTTCTCCACCTATCTGCCCGAAGGTGTGCCGCTGTTCATCGGCGACGTCGCCGACGAGAATCTCGTCGAAGGCGTGATCCAGGCGCATGGCGTCGACGCCATCATCCATTTTGCCGGCTCGGTCGTCGTACCGGATTCCATGCGCGATCCACTCAGCTACTATCGCAACAACACCATGACGTCGCGCAACCTGCTGAATGCGGCGGTGAAGTGCGGCGTCAAGCGCTTCATTTTCTCATCCACCGCCGCCGTCTACGGCAATCCGGATTTCACGCCCGTCGCCGAAGATGCGCCGACGCGGCCGCTATCGCCCTACGGTTCATCGAAACTGATGACCGAAATCATGCTGCACGACATCGCGCCGGCCTACGGCATGGAATTCGTCGTCCTGCGTTACTTCAATGTCGCCGGAGCCGATCCGCACGGCCGCACCGGCCTCGCCACCATGGGCGCCACGCATCTGCTCAAGATCGCGGTGGAAGCCGCCACCGGCCAGCGCAGCAAGATCGACGTCTACGGCACCGACTATCCGACGGCGGATGGCAGCTGCATTCGCGATTTCATCCACGTCAGCGATCTCGTCGAGGCCCATCGCGCCGCGCTCGCTTATCTGCGCAGCGGCGGCACCTCGACCACGCTGAATTGCGGCTATGGCCGCGGCTATTCGGTGCTGGAGACCATCGAAGCCGTACGTCGTGCATCAGGTCGCAACTTCGCCGTCCAATTCGCCCCGCGGCGCGATGGTGACATCATGACGATGATCGCCGACACCTCGCGCATCCGCGCCACCCTGAACTGGATGCCGCAATTCGACGACCTCGAGACCATCGCCCGTCACGCGCTGGCCTGGGAAGAAAAACTCGCCCGAGAGCGTTTCGGCATCGAATTGATGGCGCAATCGGCCTAA
- a CDS encoding glycosyltransferase family 4 protein: protein MEFSVPIAGKTAEKLQVIIANLHWRYSGVTATNRMVAPQLAAMIDAAWLGTDAPDGIRRMGFGELLTLWTRRMPVVWHARRNNEMIVGVFLRALGWPLKLLFTSAAQRHHSWITRWLIRRMDAIIATSDASASYLKREATVVMHGVDTDRYAPPADRAAAFAEGRLPGRYAIGCFGRVRAQKGTDLFVDAMCALLPRYPDFSAVIVGAITPDQIGFANGLRRKIADAGLQDRIVITGELPIEEVERWYRRLTIYAFTSRNEGFGLTLIEAMSVGAALVAARAGAAEIAVDDGVTGTLVPTGDAKALTDAIEPLMRDPDAARAMGERGRQRVLDKFSLDAEARGIAAVYRRFV from the coding sequence ATGGAGTTCTCTGTGCCGATTGCGGGCAAAACAGCCGAAAAACTGCAGGTGATCATCGCCAATCTGCATTGGCGCTACTCCGGTGTGACGGCAACCAACCGCATGGTGGCACCGCAACTTGCCGCCATGATCGACGCCGCGTGGCTCGGAACCGATGCGCCCGATGGCATCAGGCGCATGGGCTTCGGTGAATTGCTGACATTATGGACGCGACGCATGCCCGTCGTCTGGCATGCGCGGCGCAACAACGAGATGATCGTGGGTGTTTTTCTCCGCGCACTCGGCTGGCCGCTGAAACTGCTCTTCACCTCGGCTGCGCAGCGGCATCACAGCTGGATCACCCGCTGGCTGATCCGCCGCATGGATGCGATCATCGCGACGTCGGACGCCTCGGCGTCGTATCTCAAACGTGAGGCGACGGTGGTGATGCATGGCGTCGACACGGATCGCTACGCGCCGCCGGCCGATCGTGCGGCGGCTTTCGCTGAAGGGCGACTGCCGGGACGCTATGCGATCGGCTGCTTCGGGCGGGTGCGCGCACAGAAGGGCACCGATCTGTTCGTCGATGCCATGTGCGCGCTGCTGCCGCGCTATCCGGATTTCAGCGCTGTCATCGTCGGCGCGATCACGCCGGACCAGATCGGATTTGCAAATGGGTTGCGCAGGAAGATCGCCGACGCCGGCCTGCAGGATCGCATCGTGATCACCGGCGAGTTGCCGATCGAGGAAGTCGAGCGCTGGTATCGTCGGTTGACGATCTACGCATTCACCTCGCGGAACGAGGGCTTCGGGCTCACGCTCATCGAGGCGATGTCGGTCGGCGCTGCGCTCGTTGCGGCACGCGCCGGTGCTGCCGAGATCGCGGTGGACGATGGTGTCACCGGAACGCTGGTGCCGACCGGCGACGCGAAAGCTCTGACGGATGCGATCGAGCCGCTGATGCGCGATCCGGACGCTGCACGCGCCATGGGAGAGCGCGGACGCCAGCGTGTGCTTGATAAATTCAGCCTTGATGCTGAAGCGCGCGGCATCGCTGCGGTCTATCGCAGGTTCGTCTGA
- a CDS encoding GDP-L-fucose synthase family protein yields the protein MVGSAIIRRLAAENCEVLIAERKDADLLDELQTKRWLAKTRPDVVVLAAAKVGGIGANNALPVDFLCENMRIQLNVIQGSHDAGVNRLLFLGSSCIYPKFAKQPISENELLTGALEPTNEWYAIAKIAGLKMCQAYRQQFGRDYISAMPTNLYGPGDNYHPEHSHVPAALLRRFHEAKLNDAQEVAVWGTGAPLREFLYVDDMADACVFLLKHYSEWEPINIGTGDEVSIGEFAKRVAEAVGYRGKLTFDTTKPDGTPRKLLDSSRLLALGWKPRVTLREGLPKALDDFLGGGGRYRFASCDVAE from the coding sequence ATGGTTGGGTCGGCGATCATACGTCGTTTGGCGGCTGAGAATTGCGAAGTGCTGATCGCCGAGCGCAAAGATGCTGATCTTCTCGACGAGCTCCAGACCAAGCGCTGGCTTGCGAAGACCAGGCCCGATGTGGTCGTCCTGGCTGCGGCAAAGGTTGGCGGTATCGGTGCCAATAATGCGCTGCCTGTCGACTTTCTTTGCGAGAACATGCGGATTCAGTTGAACGTTATTCAGGGCAGTCATGACGCCGGAGTGAATCGCCTGCTGTTTCTGGGGTCGTCTTGCATCTATCCGAAGTTCGCGAAGCAACCCATCAGTGAGAATGAGTTGTTGACCGGTGCGTTGGAGCCAACCAATGAGTGGTACGCAATCGCGAAGATCGCCGGTCTAAAGATGTGTCAAGCCTATCGTCAGCAATTTGGCCGAGATTATATTTCGGCGATGCCGACCAATCTTTATGGCCCGGGTGATAACTATCACCCCGAGCACAGTCACGTCCCTGCAGCGCTGCTCCGTCGCTTCCATGAAGCCAAGCTCAATGATGCGCAGGAAGTTGCGGTATGGGGAACGGGCGCACCGTTGCGCGAATTTCTATACGTGGATGATATGGCCGATGCTTGCGTGTTTCTGCTCAAGCACTATTCCGAGTGGGAGCCTATCAACATAGGTACCGGAGACGAAGTCTCGATTGGTGAGTTCGCGAAAAGGGTCGCGGAAGCCGTCGGCTATCGCGGTAAGCTGACATTTGATACTACGAAGCCTGATGGAACGCCGCGCAAGCTGCTTGATAGTTCTCGATTGTTGGCGCTTGGTTGGAAGCCAAGAGTAACACTACGAGAAGGATTACCGAAGGCGCTCGATGATTTTCTGGGCGGCGGAGGGAGGTATCGATTTGCGAGCTGCGACGTGGCTGAATAG
- the gmd gene encoding GDP-mannose 4,6-dehydratase: MTRKTALITGITGQDGAYLAELLLAKGYAVHGIKRRTSLFNTDRIDHLYQDPHEQGSRFKLHYGDLTDSSSLIRIVEQVQPDEIYNLAAQSHVAVSFEEPEYTANSDALGALRILEAMRITKLDQRSRFYQASTSELYGLVQEIPQKESTPFYPRSPYAVAKLYAYWITVNYREAYGMYACNGILFNHESPVRGETFVTRKITRAIARIKLGLQDRLYLGNLDALRDWGHARDYVEMQWLMLQQDKPEDFVIATGEQHSVREFVDIAAREVGIKIRWEGKGLDERGYDATNGQCIVAVDPRYFRPAEVETLLGDPTKAKEKLGWVPKTSFQSLVTEMIQEDLRSAERDELIKRHGFRYYARHE, from the coding sequence ATGACGAGGAAAACAGCGCTTATTACCGGCATAACGGGCCAAGATGGCGCCTATCTCGCCGAGCTACTTCTCGCCAAGGGCTATGCGGTTCACGGCATCAAACGCCGCACCTCGCTCTTCAACACTGACCGCATCGATCATCTCTATCAAGATCCGCACGAACAAGGATCTCGTTTTAAACTCCACTATGGTGACCTGACTGACTCGTCGAGCCTGATCCGTATTGTCGAGCAAGTACAGCCAGACGAAATTTACAATCTCGCCGCCCAGAGCCATGTCGCGGTCTCTTTTGAGGAGCCGGAATACACCGCCAATTCGGACGCGCTTGGCGCGCTGCGCATTCTTGAAGCTATGCGCATTACCAAACTCGACCAAAGATCGCGTTTCTATCAAGCATCAACGTCAGAGCTTTACGGTCTGGTCCAAGAGATTCCCCAAAAGGAAAGCACGCCGTTCTATCCGCGATCTCCTTATGCGGTCGCAAAGCTCTATGCCTACTGGATCACAGTAAACTACCGCGAGGCCTATGGCATGTACGCGTGTAACGGCATTCTGTTCAACCACGAATCGCCGGTACGCGGCGAAACCTTCGTGACTCGAAAAATTACGCGCGCCATCGCCCGCATCAAACTTGGCCTTCAGGATCGGCTATATCTCGGGAACCTCGACGCGCTGCGGGACTGGGGCCACGCACGCGACTATGTCGAAATGCAATGGCTGATGTTGCAGCAGGACAAGCCTGAAGATTTCGTGATCGCCACGGGCGAGCAACATTCGGTCCGCGAGTTTGTCGATATTGCCGCCAGAGAGGTTGGCATCAAGATTCGTTGGGAGGGCAAGGGCCTAGACGAGAGAGGATACGATGCCACCAACGGACAATGCATCGTTGCGGTGGATCCTCGATACTTCCGACCGGCAGAAGTGGAAACTCTACTCGGCGACCCCACTAAGGCGAAAGAAAAACTCGGCTGGGTACCCAAGACCTCATTCCAGTCTCTAGTGACTGAGATGATACAAGAGGATCTTCGATCAGCTGAACGTGACGAACTCATCAAGCGTCACGGCTTCCGCTACTACGCACGTCACGAATAA